The Muntiacus reevesi chromosome 10, mMunRee1.1, whole genome shotgun sequence genome has a segment encoding these proteins:
- the LZTS1 gene encoding leucine zipper putative tumor suppressor 1 produces the protein MGSVSSLISGHGFHSKHCRASQYKLRKSSHLKKLNRYSDGLLRFGFSQDSGHGKSSSKMGKSEDFFYIKVSQKARGSHRPDYTALSSGDLGGQAGVDFDPSTPPKLMPFSNQLEMGSEKGAVRPTAFKPVLPRSGAILHSSPESTGHQLHPVPLDKPKEQELKPSLCSGALSDSGRNSMSSLPTHSTSSSYQLDPLVTPVGPASRFGGSAHNITQGIVLQDSNMMSLKALSFSDGGSKLAHASKDKGSVRSPISTDQCTIQELEKQLLGREGELQRLHRSFEEKELAASQPYEERPRRGKDELEGLEAKGKLKMAAQKSQRAQQVLHLQVLQLQQEKRQLRQELESLMKEQDLLETKLRSYEKEKTSFAPALEETQWEVCQKSGEISLLKQQLKESQTEINAKASEILNLKAQLKDTRGRLESLELKTQDLESALRTKGLELEVCENELQRKKNEAELLREKVNLLEQELLELRAQAVLQRSRDAAALGPAPADDVPALQRELERLRAELQEERQGHDQMSSGFQHERLVWKEEKEKVIQYQKQLQQSYLAMYQRNQRLEKALQQLARGDGAGEPFEIDLEGADIPYEDIIATEI, from the exons ATGGGCAGCGTCAGCAGCCTCATCTCCGGCCACGGCTTCCACAGCAAGCACTGCCGGGCCTCGCAGTACAAGCTGCGCAAGTCTTCCCACCTCAAGAAACTCAACCGCTATTCGGACGGGCTGCTGAGGTTTGGCTTCTCCCAGGACTCGGGGCATGGCAAGTCCAGCTCCAAAATGGGCAAGAGCGAAGACTTCTTCTACATCAAGGTCAGCCAGAAGGCCCGGGGCTCCCACCGCCCTGATTACACAGCACTGTCCAGTGGGGACCTAGGGGGCCAGGCAGGGGTGGACTTCGACCCGTCCACCCCACCGAAgctcatgcccttctccaatcaGCTGGAGATG GGTTCCGAGAAGGGTGCCGTGAGACCCACGGCCTTCAAGCCAGTGCTGCCACGGTCAGGCGCCATCCTCCACTCATCCCCTGAGAGCACTGGCCACCAGCTGCATCCCGTGCCTCTGGACAAGCCCAAGGAGCAGGAGCTGAAGcccagcctgtgctctggggcacTGTCCGACTCCGGCCGGAACTCCATGTCCAGCCTGCCCACCCACAGTACCAGCAGCAGCTACCAGCTGGACCCGCTGGTCACTCCGGTGGGGCCCGCCAGCCGGTTTGGGGGCTCAGCCCACAACATCACACAGGGCATTGTCCTCCAGGACAGCAACATGATGAGCCTGAAGGCCCTGTCTTTCTCTGACGGGGGCAGCAAGCTGGCCCACGCAAGCAAGGACAAGGGCTCTGTGCGCTCCCCTATCTCCACGGACCAGTGCACCATCCAGGAGCTGGAGAAGCAgctgctggggagggagggcgAGCTGCAGAGGCTGCACCGCAGCTTCGAGGAGAAGGAGCTGGCCGCCAGCCAGCCTTACGAGGAGCGGCCGCGGCGTGGCAAGGACGAGCTGGAGGGGCTGGAGGCCAAGGGCAAGCTGAAGATGGCCGCGCAGAAGAGCCAGCGCGCCCAGCAGGTCCTGCATCTCCAGGTGCTCCAGCTCCAGCAGGAGAAACGGCAGCTCCGGCAGGAACTCGAGAGCCTCATGAAGGAGCAGGATCTGCTGGAGACCAAACTCAGGTCTTACGAGAAGGAGAAGACCAGCTTTGCCCCCGCACTGGAGGAGACGCAGTGGGAG GTGTGCCAGAAGTCCGGCGAGATCTCCCTCCTGAAGCAGCAACTGAAGGAGTCCCAAACAGAGATCAACGCCAAGGCCAGCGAGATCCTCAACCTGAAGGCTCAGCTGAAGGACACGCGGGGCCGGCTGGAGAGTTTGGAGCTGAAGACGCAGGACTTGGAGAGCGCGCTGCGCACCAAGGGCCTGGAGCTGGAGGTGTGCGAAAACGAGCTGCAGCGCAAGAAGAACGAGGCGGAGCTGCTGCGGGAGAAGGTGAACCTGCTGGAGCAGGAGCTGCTGGAGCTGCGGGCCCAGGCCGTGCTGCAGCGGAGCAGGGACGCGGCCGCCCTGGGTCCAGCCCCCGCGGACGACGTGCCCGCCCTGCAGCGCGAGCTGGAGCGGCTGCGCGCAGAACTCCAGGAGGAGCGGCAGGGGCACGACCAGATGTCCTCCGGCTTCCAGCACGAGCGGCTGGtgtggaaggaggagaaggagaaagtgaTCCAGTACCAGAAGCAGCTGCAGCAGAGCTACCTGGCCATGTACCAGCGAAACCAGCGCCTGGAGAAGGCACTGCAGCAGCTGGCCCGCGGGGACGGGGCGGGGGAGCCCTTTGAGATCGACCTTGAAGGGGCTGACATCCCCTACGAGGACATCATCGCCACCGAGATCTGA